A genomic window from Sporosarcina sp. Marseille-Q4063 includes:
- a CDS encoding DUF2487 family protein, with the protein MNWNAKDMDTYMQQKEYIDTLLVPLLKLETNPENMKSSSSSTEFLMYLSTFMENQFKGRIMLLPPFSYTQSMDLEILAETLQKDIDLMDFKHVFYLTTDANWTSSKLEDVIWLPSIPLESMDKQLRQKIIEDQLRQVLPLLTKKWSD; encoded by the coding sequence GTGAATTGGAATGCAAAAGACATGGATACATACATGCAACAAAAGGAATACATTGACACACTTCTCGTTCCGCTTCTAAAGCTCGAGACGAATCCAGAAAACATGAAGAGCAGTTCGTCTTCAACAGAATTTCTTATGTATCTTTCTACTTTTATGGAAAATCAATTTAAAGGTCGAATCATGCTGCTACCACCGTTTTCTTATACGCAATCAATGGATTTGGAGATACTAGCTGAAACATTACAAAAGGATATTGATCTAATGGATTTTAAGCATGTGTTTTATTTAACGACTGATGCGAATTGGACGTCAAGTAAACTAGAAGATGTGATTTGGCTGCCGTCTATACCATTGGAAAGTATGGACAAGCAGTTAAGGCAAAAAATAATCGAAGATCAACTTAGACAAGTCTTGCCTCTTCTGACAAAAAAGTGGTCGGACTAA
- a CDS encoding ReoY family proteolytic degradation factor, whose protein sequence is MTAMVPVATKKEFVRWFLKRYKLKRRECVWILNYLLSHEQILQNVHFTDEAHYCPRAMIISTTKSESIPFRFYKGNLMTADAEKSFHDLRLHEDEKMYIQLNFPNSHSCPQYASVREENPFLPSYLQVSEMDRKTAERLVEESIAAMTKETLMKGINEALDTNDKERFITLSNLLNESKVKGNL, encoded by the coding sequence ATGACGGCCATGGTTCCTGTCGCTACGAAAAAGGAGTTTGTCCGATGGTTTTTAAAGCGGTACAAATTAAAGCGTCGTGAATGTGTATGGATTTTGAATTATCTTCTAAGTCATGAACAAATTTTACAAAACGTTCACTTTACAGATGAAGCGCATTATTGCCCGCGTGCTATGATTATTTCGACAACGAAATCAGAAAGTATTCCATTCCGATTTTATAAAGGTAATTTAATGACAGCTGATGCTGAAAAATCATTTCATGATTTACGACTTCATGAAGATGAAAAGATGTATATTCAATTAAATTTCCCGAATAGCCATTCGTGTCCGCAGTACGCAAGTGTTCGGGAAGAAAATCCTTTTCTTCCATCGTATTTGCAAGTGAGTGAAATGGATCGAAAAACTGCGGAAAGGCTAGTTGAGGAAAGTATCGCCGCAATGACTAAGGAAACATTGATGAAAGGTATTAACGAAGCGCTTGATACAAATGATAAAGAGCGTTTTATTACCCTTTCAAACTTATTAAATGAATCAAAAGTGAAGGGGAACTTGTGA
- a CDS encoding ubiquinol-cytochrome c reductase iron-sulfur subunit, with translation MSKNRVSRRQFLSYSLMGVGGFMISGTLMPMLRFAVDPVLQKSGIGDFTPTPQKVDELTEEPVRVDYTIKDRKDGWYESDVSYTAWVYKDGDAIIALSPVCKHLGCTVNWGSEGHPNEFFCPCHAGRYTKNGANVKGTPPIGPLDEYEVLVKDGLLYLGGTKPNELV, from the coding sequence ATGAGTAAGAATCGAGTGTCAAGACGCCAATTCCTTAGTTATTCGCTTATGGGGGTCGGTGGTTTCATGATTTCCGGAACATTAATGCCGATGCTTCGTTTCGCAGTCGATCCAGTATTGCAAAAATCCGGCATAGGGGATTTCACACCAACACCACAAAAAGTGGACGAGCTTACAGAAGAGCCCGTACGTGTCGATTACACGATTAAAGATCGTAAAGATGGTTGGTATGAATCTGATGTTTCATATACAGCATGGGTGTATAAAGATGGTGATGCGATCATCGCGCTTTCGCCAGTTTGTAAGCATCTTGGTTGTACTGTAAACTGGGGGTCTGAAGGCCATCCAAATGAATTCTTTTGTCCGTGCCATGCAGGCCGGTACACGAAAAATGGTGCCAACGTTAAAGGAACTCCGCCTATTGGGCCACTAGACGAATATGAAGTACTGGTGAAAGATGGTTTACTTTATCTTGGAGGAACGAAACCGAACGAATTAGTTTAA